The following proteins are encoded in a genomic region of Mahella australiensis 50-1 BON:
- a CDS encoding elongator complex protein 3, whose product MKKRKRYIIPVFIPQQGCPFQCIYCNQYAITGMRQDILSQADKILRQAILTAPSGTDIEVAFYGGTFTAMPQDVQESLLKLAASYRQYINITDIRLSTRPDYINPPILDMLSHNGVTVIELGAQSMDDAVLHASGRGHSSKDVEDAAYLIKEYDIKLGIQLMVGLPSDDAGKDMRSVIKAIDIGADFIRIYPTLVIKDTPLERLYLKGRYKPLSLYDAVTVSAGMLCVCIANDIPVIRIGLQPSDGIQLGKDVVTGPFHPAFGELVKSHLYLDAIKDSLKSVRYGESDAVILRAHPSELSIVLGQKRSNVRGLMDLGLKKVDVIPSSDVEAGNIQLEIASCGLYNMSIKDYCRRRCEGRI is encoded by the coding sequence ATGAAAAAACGCAAGAGGTATATAATACCTGTTTTTATACCTCAGCAGGGTTGCCCGTTTCAATGTATATATTGCAATCAATATGCCATTACTGGTATGCGCCAGGATATATTAAGTCAAGCCGATAAGATATTGAGACAAGCCATTTTAACTGCTCCCTCAGGCACCGATATAGAAGTAGCCTTTTATGGTGGGACATTTACCGCTATGCCCCAAGATGTTCAGGAAAGCTTGTTAAAGCTTGCAGCTTCATATAGGCAATATATAAATATCACTGATATAAGGCTCTCCACGCGTCCGGACTATATAAACCCGCCTATATTGGATATGCTGTCGCACAACGGTGTTACTGTCATTGAGTTGGGGGCACAATCTATGGACGACGCAGTACTTCATGCCAGCGGTCGCGGGCATTCGTCAAAGGATGTAGAAGATGCGGCGTATTTGATTAAGGAGTATGATATTAAGCTGGGCATACAGCTTATGGTAGGCTTGCCCTCAGATGATGCGGGTAAAGATATGCGCAGTGTAATTAAAGCTATAGATATAGGTGCTGATTTTATAAGGATATACCCGACGTTGGTTATAAAAGATACACCTTTAGAGCGGCTTTACCTGAAAGGCAGGTATAAGCCGCTATCGCTGTATGATGCTGTGACTGTCAGTGCTGGTATGCTATGTGTTTGTATAGCCAACGATATACCTGTTATACGCATAGGGCTTCAGCCCAGTGATGGTATCCAATTGGGCAAAGATGTTGTGACCGGACCGTTTCATCCGGCTTTCGGGGAGCTGGTAAAAAGTCACCTTTATCTGGACGCTATAAAGGATTCGTTAAAAAGTGTCAGATACGGAGAAAGCGATGCTGTCATACTTCGAGCCCATCCATCTGAGCTTTCCATTGTATTAGGCCAAAAACGTTCCAATGTGCGGGGGCTTATGGATCTGGGATTAAAGAAAGTGGATGTAATCCCATCGTCGGATGTAGAAGCCGGTAATATACAATTGGAAATTGCTTCATGTGGGCTGTATAATATGAGTATAAAAGATTACTGTCGTCGGCGATGCGAAGGGAGGATATGA
- the smc gene encoding chromosome segregation protein SMC, producing MYLKRIEIYGFKSFADKIDIDLLPGITAIVGPNGSGKSNIADAIRWVLGEQSPKVLRGSRMEDIIFSGADSRKPVGMAEVSMILDNSDRALDMDYSEIKVTRRMFKSGESEYYLNKTLCRLKDIQQLFMDTGVGKEGYSIIGQGRIDQLLSDRPQERRGIFEEAAGIVKYKSRKIDAEKKLEQTIQNLQRVEDILSELELQLGPLEQESRKARHYIQLLDKLKYIDINLFLYNYHRLKEQIARTEQESADIKETLRQKEQSKQADEAALAQQKALLGVYKDKIEALHADILNNREQSERLNGLINSARQRIEYLDNDLSRLKKEISDKQDQQQHYAEIMEGVKAELKSLEDKRTNVLKELDQYKGQLADVDATLDRYKAFVKSGEDQIMDIIDRQSQLKSKLSVLTSELQSVTRHMVRLDEELESLYADENHLVSTKLRIKKDMDDARLNLEQHELLLKSRTADISDIEAKIKEIAERRTGIDRSIHSDASRLKLLQDMENNMEGFNRSVKLIMDQRLRDAKMNKGIYGPVGRLIQVDAEYETAFEAALGSSIQYLVTRNDDDARYAIDFLKARQGGRATFLPISAIKPRRLSERERAALKHEGCIGVACDIAQFSPEFSDVVGYLLGRVLICDDLAHAIDIARAFKYSFQIVTLEGDVVGSGGYISGGSLKRRESDILSRSGQIQRLEQAIEEHRHSYAAMSKQIDVLSDVLNEQRKQRSDIEGKLSQLHIEYARMEETIKNLEQQQDALTHKREAVEQERLTLSENQTSLEQEIEQCKAEIAKVEQQRHSFAQDAQENDKRIQDLTQQREDIMGRLTQIQVSAAKLESECASLRHRLDEAEANIERAKSDIENKLEQIKCNDEEKIAIQEGLDKQCMELEEHRSLDDKLQQDIKRLEREQEALYQEIAKKEEDLHDLNEVVADLSNKLYKCDVQKQHLEEQLQSLQEEIWESHQLSYANALKYKDDGFEWAKASKDRTAIKEEIAAIGPVNPGAIEEYERMYRRVEFLRQQHDDLSKAIQTLQDLIADLEADMRRQFTGQFSIINDNFQRIFRRLFGGGSASLILEEGDVLEAGIDIIAQPPGKKLQNIMLLSGGERTLTAIAILFALLEIRPSPFCVLDEIEAALDEVNAQRFANFIQDYSQNIQFIIITHRRPTMEVAGALYGVSMVERGVSKLISVQLDEKTG from the coding sequence ATGTATCTTAAGAGAATAGAGATTTACGGTTTTAAGTCCTTTGCTGACAAGATAGACATAGATCTCCTTCCGGGTATAACAGCCATAGTAGGGCCTAATGGGAGCGGTAAGAGCAATATAGCCGACGCCATAAGGTGGGTATTGGGTGAGCAGAGTCCTAAGGTTTTGCGAGGTAGCAGGATGGAGGATATCATATTCTCAGGCGCTGACAGCAGGAAACCTGTAGGCATGGCCGAGGTATCCATGATTTTAGATAATAGCGATCGGGCATTGGATATGGATTATTCAGAGATAAAAGTTACGCGCCGTATGTTTAAATCCGGTGAATCGGAATATTATCTAAATAAGACCCTTTGCCGCCTTAAAGATATACAGCAGCTATTTATGGATACGGGAGTGGGCAAAGAGGGTTATTCCATTATAGGGCAAGGGCGCATAGATCAACTGTTAAGCGATCGGCCCCAGGAGCGCAGAGGCATATTTGAAGAAGCTGCGGGCATAGTAAAATATAAATCCCGTAAAATAGATGCCGAAAAAAAACTGGAGCAAACCATACAAAATTTACAGCGTGTAGAGGATATTTTATCTGAACTCGAGTTGCAATTAGGCCCTTTGGAGCAGGAAAGTCGCAAGGCTCGGCATTATATACAGTTATTGGACAAGCTAAAATATATAGATATAAATTTGTTCTTATACAATTATCATCGGTTAAAAGAGCAGATAGCCAGGACAGAACAGGAAAGCGCCGATATTAAAGAAACGCTGCGCCAAAAGGAACAAAGTAAACAAGCTGATGAAGCGGCATTGGCACAACAGAAAGCGTTATTGGGGGTATATAAAGACAAAATAGAAGCGCTGCACGCCGATATTCTGAATAACAGAGAACAATCGGAGCGCTTGAATGGCCTCATAAACAGCGCCCGACAGCGGATAGAATATCTGGACAATGATTTAAGCCGACTGAAGAAGGAAATCAGCGATAAGCAGGATCAGCAGCAGCATTATGCTGAGATTATGGAAGGAGTAAAGGCCGAGCTTAAGAGCCTCGAGGATAAAAGGACCAACGTTTTAAAGGAGTTGGACCAATACAAAGGGCAATTGGCAGACGTAGACGCTACTCTTGATCGATATAAGGCCTTTGTTAAAAGCGGTGAAGATCAAATAATGGATATCATCGATCGGCAGTCTCAACTTAAAAGCAAGCTCAGCGTCCTGACTTCCGAGTTGCAGTCGGTAACAAGGCATATGGTCAGATTGGATGAGGAGCTGGAAAGCTTGTATGCCGATGAAAACCATTTAGTGTCGACCAAACTCAGAATAAAGAAGGATATGGACGACGCAAGGCTGAATCTGGAGCAACATGAATTGTTATTGAAATCCAGAACAGCCGACATATCGGATATCGAGGCTAAAATAAAGGAGATAGCCGAGCGCCGTACGGGCATTGACCGATCTATTCATTCGGATGCATCGCGGCTGAAGTTGCTTCAAGATATGGAGAACAATATGGAAGGATTTAATCGCAGCGTTAAGCTCATAATGGATCAGCGGCTGCGGGATGCTAAGATGAACAAGGGCATTTATGGGCCGGTAGGGCGTTTGATACAAGTAGATGCCGAATATGAGACCGCCTTTGAAGCTGCTTTGGGCAGTAGCATTCAATATCTTGTTACACGCAACGATGACGATGCGCGGTATGCTATAGATTTCTTGAAGGCTCGCCAAGGCGGGAGAGCCACATTTCTTCCTATAAGCGCTATAAAGCCTAGAAGGCTGAGCGAACGCGAGAGGGCTGCTTTGAAGCATGAGGGATGCATAGGTGTGGCTTGTGATATAGCTCAATTTAGTCCTGAATTTTCCGATGTCGTAGGCTATTTGCTGGGTCGCGTGCTTATATGCGACGATCTGGCACATGCGATAGACATAGCTCGAGCTTTCAAGTATTCATTTCAGATAGTGACGTTAGAGGGCGACGTGGTTGGCAGCGGAGGTTACATATCCGGCGGCAGCTTAAAGCGCCGTGAGAGCGATATATTGAGCAGGTCGGGACAGATACAGCGGTTGGAGCAAGCTATTGAGGAACATAGACACAGCTATGCAGCGATGAGCAAGCAAATAGATGTACTCAGCGATGTGCTTAACGAACAACGCAAACAGCGCAGCGATATAGAGGGGAAATTATCTCAGTTGCACATAGAATATGCACGTATGGAAGAGACTATAAAAAATCTCGAACAGCAGCAGGATGCTTTAACGCATAAAAGGGAGGCCGTGGAACAAGAGCGCTTGACGTTATCTGAGAACCAAACATCGCTTGAGCAGGAAATCGAACAATGCAAGGCCGAGATTGCGAAAGTGGAGCAACAGCGTCATTCCTTCGCTCAGGATGCGCAGGAAAACGATAAACGTATTCAAGATTTAACTCAGCAAAGAGAAGATATCATGGGTCGTCTCACTCAAATACAAGTAAGTGCGGCCAAGCTTGAGAGCGAATGCGCTTCATTGCGACACCGACTGGACGAGGCGGAAGCAAATATCGAAAGGGCTAAATCCGATATCGAGAACAAACTGGAACAGATAAAATGCAACGATGAAGAGAAAATAGCTATTCAAGAGGGTTTAGATAAACAATGCATGGAGCTGGAAGAACATCGTTCGCTGGATGATAAACTGCAGCAGGATATTAAACGCCTTGAAAGAGAACAAGAGGCTCTGTATCAGGAAATAGCAAAAAAAGAGGAAGATCTTCACGATTTGAATGAGGTTGTAGCTGATTTGAGCAACAAGCTGTATAAATGCGATGTCCAAAAGCAGCATTTAGAAGAGCAGTTACAATCTTTACAGGAGGAAATATGGGAATCGCATCAGCTTTCATATGCCAACGCACTGAAGTATAAAGATGACGGCTTTGAGTGGGCTAAGGCATCTAAAGACAGAACCGCGATAAAGGAAGAAATAGCTGCTATTGGGCCTGTAAACCCGGGGGCTATAGAAGAATACGAGCGAATGTACCGGCGAGTGGAATTTTTGAGGCAACAGCACGATGATTTGTCCAAGGCAATTCAGACATTGCAAGACCTTATAGCTGATTTGGAGGCTGATATGCGCCGGCAGTTTACCGGACAATTCTCTATTATAAATGATAACTTTCAGCGCATATTTCGAAGGTTATTCGGTGGAGGCAGTGCATCTCTTATACTGGAAGAGGGGGATGTGCTGGAAGCCGGCATAGATATAATAGCGCAACCGCCGGGTAAAAAACTGCAGAATATAATGCTGTTGTCAGGTGGCGAGCGCACTTTGACAGCTATAGCCATATTGTTTGCATTGTTGGAGATACGTCCGTCGCCTTTTTGCGTTTTGGACGAAATAGAGGCGGCTTTGGATGAGGTAAACGCTCAGAGATTTGCAAATTTTATTCAGGATTACAGCCAAAACATCCAATTTATAATCATAACGCACCGCCGGCCTACTATGGAAGTAGCCGGTGCTCTATATGGCGTATCTATGGTGGAGCGTGGCGTTTCCAAGCTAATATCTGTTCAATTGGATGAAAAAACTGGTTAA
- the ftsY gene encoding signal recognition particle-docking protein FtsY produces the protein MGIFDKLKSGLAKTRDNFSSRVDGLINSSKVIDEEFYDQLEELLILADVGAKAAESIINDIKKQVKQQKLRDPEQVRALLKDELKRVLSKNAASKDMDLYPRIILVVGVNGVGKTTTIGKLAYKFKQDGRKVLLAAADTFRAAATEQLEIWSQRAGVDIVKHEEGSDPAAVVFDAIQSAKAKKADVIICDTAGRLHNKKNLMEELKKVNRVVEREYPEAYKEVLLVLDATTGQNAVSQARVFKEAVDINSIALTKLDGTAKGGVIIAIADELSVPVKYIGVGEGIDDLQDFEPQNFVSALLDID, from the coding sequence ATGGGTATATTTGATAAACTAAAAAGCGGCCTGGCTAAAACAAGAGATAATTTCAGCAGCAGGGTAGACGGCTTGATAAATTCATCCAAAGTTATAGATGAGGAATTTTATGATCAATTGGAAGAGTTGCTTATATTGGCCGATGTAGGGGCTAAGGCTGCTGAATCGATAATAAATGATATAAAAAAACAGGTCAAGCAGCAGAAATTAAGAGATCCAGAGCAGGTAAGAGCACTGTTAAAAGATGAACTGAAACGAGTGTTGAGCAAAAATGCGGCATCGAAGGATATGGATTTATACCCCCGTATCATATTAGTAGTAGGCGTGAACGGTGTGGGCAAGACTACCACTATAGGTAAACTGGCCTATAAATTTAAACAGGACGGTAGAAAGGTTCTATTAGCGGCTGCCGATACATTCAGGGCTGCGGCTACTGAACAGTTGGAGATATGGAGTCAGCGTGCCGGCGTGGATATAGTGAAACATGAGGAGGGTTCCGATCCGGCGGCTGTAGTATTCGACGCTATACAATCAGCTAAAGCCAAGAAAGCCGATGTTATAATATGCGATACTGCCGGTCGCCTTCATAATAAGAAAAACCTTATGGAGGAATTGAAAAAGGTAAACCGCGTGGTAGAAAGGGAATATCCTGAAGCCTATAAAGAAGTACTGCTGGTACTGGATGCTACGACTGGCCAGAACGCTGTATCTCAGGCACGCGTATTCAAAGAGGCCGTGGATATAAACAGTATAGCACTCACCAAACTAGACGGTACCGCTAAAGGTGGCGTGATCATAGCCATAGCTGACGAACTTTCGGTTCCGGTCAAATATATCGGTGTCGGGGAAGGCATAGATGATTTGCAGGATTTTGAGCCTCAAAATTTTGTATCCGCGCTGCTAGATATTGATTGA
- the ylxM gene encoding YlxM family DNA-binding protein, with the protein MDRIAEVGLLLDLYGSILTDKERNMLDLHYNYDLSLAEIAEQMGVTRQAVHDNIKRGEAQLYELDSKLHLLEQHMKQKKYLDDILAQMDIMQCRLDDMRALIKTLSDERG; encoded by the coding sequence TTGGATAGGATAGCCGAAGTAGGATTGTTGTTGGATCTGTACGGTTCCATATTGACCGATAAGGAACGCAATATGCTGGATTTGCACTATAATTACGACCTTTCGCTCGCGGAAATAGCCGAGCAAATGGGAGTAACGCGTCAGGCTGTGCACGATAATATAAAGCGCGGAGAGGCACAGCTTTACGAACTGGACAGCAAACTGCACCTGTTGGAGCAGCATATGAAACAGAAAAAATACTTAGACGATATATTAGCGCAGATGGATATCATGCAGTGCCGTTTGGATGATATGCGCGCGCTGATAAAAACTTTGTCTGACGAAAGGGGATGA
- the ffh gene encoding signal recognition particle protein → MTEKLQSAFKKLTGKGKLSESDVKEAMRDVRMALLEADVNYAVVKEFVNKVTEKAIGQGVLESLTPGQQVIKIVNEQLIELMGSSQSKIKWASAPPTVIMMVGLQGSGKTTTSAKLAGYLAKQGKNPLLVACDIYRPAAVKQLQIVGQKVNIPVFSLEGANPVAISQQALEYAKKHSNDVVILDTAGRLHIDDEMMQELEDIKSSVHPDEILLVVDAMTGQDAVNVAKNFNERLAIDGVVLTKLDGDTRGGAALSVKAVTGKPIKFVGMGEKLDDLEPFHPDRIASRILGMGDVLTLIEKAQAAVDEKKAMELENKLRNQQFTLEDFLDQLHEIKKMGPLSQIMDMLPGINAKKMGKIQVDDKELGRIEAIINSMTKQERREPAIINGSRRRRIAKGSGTTIQEVNRLLKQFEETKRLMRQFTSMEKSGRRGMLKLPF, encoded by the coding sequence TTGACCGAGAAGCTTCAGTCAGCTTTTAAAAAGCTTACCGGCAAGGGTAAATTGTCTGAAAGCGACGTAAAAGAGGCTATGCGCGATGTGCGTATGGCGTTGCTTGAAGCGGACGTCAACTATGCTGTCGTCAAAGAGTTTGTAAACAAGGTAACAGAAAAAGCAATAGGGCAGGGCGTGCTGGAAAGTTTAACGCCTGGCCAGCAGGTTATAAAGATAGTAAACGAGCAATTGATAGAGCTGATGGGCAGCAGCCAAAGCAAGATAAAATGGGCTTCCGCACCGCCTACGGTCATAATGATGGTGGGCCTCCAAGGCTCGGGCAAAACAACCACATCGGCCAAGTTAGCCGGATACTTGGCAAAGCAGGGTAAAAATCCGTTATTGGTTGCCTGCGACATATACCGGCCTGCTGCTGTTAAACAATTACAGATAGTAGGTCAGAAGGTTAATATACCGGTATTCTCATTAGAGGGAGCAAACCCTGTGGCTATAAGTCAGCAGGCATTGGAATATGCCAAAAAGCATTCCAACGATGTCGTGATATTGGATACGGCTGGCAGGTTGCATATAGATGATGAGATGATGCAGGAATTAGAGGATATCAAATCATCTGTACATCCCGATGAGATATTGCTTGTAGTGGATGCCATGACAGGGCAGGACGCTGTGAATGTAGCAAAAAATTTCAATGAACGGTTGGCTATAGACGGCGTGGTATTGACCAAACTCGATGGGGACACAAGGGGCGGTGCGGCGCTGTCGGTTAAAGCGGTAACTGGCAAGCCGATAAAGTTCGTCGGTATGGGTGAAAAGCTCGACGATTTGGAACCGTTTCATCCGGACAGGATTGCATCGCGTATACTCGGTATGGGAGATGTGCTCACTCTCATAGAAAAAGCCCAGGCCGCCGTAGACGAAAAAAAAGCCATGGAGCTGGAAAATAAGCTGCGTAACCAGCAGTTTACGCTGGAGGATTTCCTTGACCAACTCCATGAGATAAAAAAGATGGGGCCATTGAGTCAGATAATGGACATGTTGCCCGGCATTAATGCTAAGAAGATGGGTAAGATACAGGTTGATGACAAGGAATTAGGCCGTATAGAAGCTATAATAAATTCCATGACTAAGCAGGAACGCCGTGAACCGGCTATTATAAACGGCAGCCGGAGAAGGCGTATAGCAAAAGGAAGCGGGACTACCATACAAGAGGTCAATCGCTTATTAAAGCAATTTGAAGAAACCAAACGTTTGATGAGGCAATTTACCAGCATGGAAAAATCCGGTCGTCGAGGCATGCTGAAGCTGCCGTTTTAA
- the rpsP gene encoding 30S ribosomal protein S16: MAVRMRLKRMGAKKAPFYRIVVADSRSPRDGRFIEEIGYYNPMVQPAVVQIDNEKALEWIKKGAKPSDTVRALLKQSGTIS, translated from the coding sequence GTGGCTGTACGTATGAGGCTAAAACGCATGGGTGCTAAAAAGGCCCCTTTTTATAGAATAGTTGTGGCGGATTCCAGATCGCCCAGGGATGGGAGATTTATAGAAGAGATAGGTTATTATAATCCAATGGTCCAGCCGGCAGTGGTTCAGATAGATAATGAGAAGGCATTGGAGTGGATCAAAAAGGGAGCTAAACCGTCGGACACCGTCAGGGCCCTGTTGAAACAGAGTGGCACTATTTCATAA
- a CDS encoding KH domain-containing protein: MGELVRFIAQALVNHPDQVMVTEKEDEDSVIIELRVAPDDMGRIIGKQGHIAKAIRTVVRSAAGRQKKRVTVDIV; this comes from the coding sequence ATGGGTGAATTGGTTAGATTTATAGCTCAGGCGCTGGTAAACCATCCGGATCAGGTTATGGTTACAGAGAAAGAGGATGAGGATTCCGTAATCATTGAATTAAGGGTTGCTCCTGATGATATGGGAAGAATTATCGGTAAGCAAGGACATATAGCCAAAGCCATAAGGACAGTGGTCAGATCAGCAGCCGGCAGGCAAAAAAAGCGCGTGACGGTGGATATAGTTTAA
- the rimM gene encoding ribosome maturation factor RimM (Essential for efficient processing of 16S rRNA) — MQEYLIIGRILKPHGVSGEMKIQPLTDDIRRFDDLKCAYIKDKDDMFPHRVERVKYGNDVVYIKLEGIDDMNAARELVNKHLWVDRQHAAPLPEGSYYVGDIIGCRVYTVDGVYLGEVKEVLPTGSNDVYDVVDGQKQVLIPAIKDVIKTIDIEGERIVIEPMEGLLD, encoded by the coding sequence ATGCAAGAGTACCTTATAATCGGCCGAATACTTAAACCGCACGGCGTCAGCGGTGAAATGAAGATACAACCGCTTACCGATGATATAAGGCGTTTCGATGATTTGAAATGCGCTTATATAAAAGATAAGGATGATATGTTTCCACATCGCGTGGAACGTGTGAAATATGGTAATGATGTCGTTTATATAAAGCTCGAAGGCATAGATGATATGAATGCTGCTCGAGAGCTAGTAAATAAACATCTGTGGGTAGATAGGCAGCATGCCGCACCATTGCCCGAAGGTTCATATTATGTAGGCGATATAATAGGCTGCAGAGTATACACGGTAGATGGTGTGTATCTGGGTGAAGTCAAAGAGGTTTTACCCACCGGCAGCAACGATGTGTATGATGTAGTGGATGGTCAAAAGCAGGTGCTTATACCCGCCATTAAGGATGTCATTAAAACCATAGATATCGAAGGAGAACGTATAGTTATAGAGCCGATGGAAGGTTTGTTGGATTGA
- the trmD gene encoding tRNA (guanosine(37)-N1)-methyltransferase TrmD, whose product MIIDILTLFPQMFMPAFTHSVLGRAIANGILTVNLYDIRDFSRDKHGKVDDYPYGGGAGMILTPQPVFDAFDYIKQRYPDDKLHRIYMSPQGRRFDQATAHRLSGHCHLVILCGHYEGIDQRIIDALIDEEISIGDYVLTGGELPAMVIVDAVSRLVPGVLHKDESYMDESFSSGLLEYPQYTRPYNYEGMSVPDVLLSGDHAAVKEWRNKMALKRTACRRPDLLNDMDERRI is encoded by the coding sequence ATGATCATAGATATATTAACGCTATTCCCTCAAATGTTTATGCCGGCGTTTACGCACAGCGTGCTTGGCAGGGCTATAGCAAACGGTATACTGACGGTGAATTTATATGATATAAGAGATTTTTCGCGGGATAAACATGGTAAAGTAGATGATTATCCTTATGGTGGAGGGGCAGGTATGATACTGACTCCGCAGCCCGTATTCGATGCTTTTGATTATATAAAACAGCGTTATCCCGACGATAAATTGCATAGAATATATATGTCGCCGCAGGGTAGGCGCTTTGATCAAGCCACGGCTCATCGATTATCCGGGCATTGTCATTTAGTAATATTATGCGGTCACTATGAAGGCATAGATCAGAGGATAATAGATGCGTTGATAGACGAGGAGATATCTATAGGGGATTATGTTTTGACAGGCGGTGAATTGCCGGCTATGGTAATAGTAGATGCGGTCAGCCGATTGGTACCCGGTGTTCTCCATAAAGATGAATCTTATATGGATGAGAGCTTCTCTTCGGGATTGCTGGAATATCCACAGTATACGCGTCCATACAATTACGAGGGCATGAGCGTTCCTGATGTTCTTTTATCGGGTGATCATGCTGCAGTGAAGGAGTGGCGCAATAAGATGGCATTAAAACGTACGGCTTGTCGCAGGCCGGATTTATTAAACGATATGGATGAAAGGAGGATATAA
- the rplS gene encoding 50S ribosomal protein L19, producing the protein MKGGYKLDILRTLEAEQMRTDIPEFKVGDTVKVFVKVIEGSRERLQAFEGVVIKRQHGGIRESFTVRRVSYGVGVERTFPLHSPKIDHIEVLRRGKVRRAKLYYLRGLTGKAAKIKEEGINK; encoded by the coding sequence ATGAAAGGAGGATATAAATTGGATATATTAAGGACATTAGAGGCAGAACAAATGAGAACCGATATACCGGAATTTAAGGTAGGAGATACGGTAAAGGTTTTTGTTAAAGTTATTGAAGGAAGCCGCGAAAGGCTGCAGGCATTTGAAGGCGTGGTTATTAAAAGGCAGCATGGCGGCATAAGGGAAAGCTTTACAGTGCGCCGTGTATCTTATGGTGTGGGTGTGGAAAGGACGTTTCCTTTACATTCTCCCAAAATAGACCATATAGAAGTATTAAGGCGTGGCAAGGTAAGAAGAGCCAAGCTTTATTATCTGCGCGGTTTGACCGGAAAAGCTGCTAAGATCAAAGAAGAAGGGATCAATAAGTAA
- the lepB gene encoding signal peptidase I yields MDSERKSKGGNEAMEWIEAIVIAFVAAFLIRYFIFEPITVEGSSMVPTLNDGDMLIVDKISYRFNEPQRGDIVIFKYPGDMKENFVKRIIALGGDEIEVKNGDVYVNGQRLLEDYIADQPRVGFEDSVVPEGTIFVLGDNRNGSKDSRDPQVGFVPVDNIVGKAVLRIWPVNRIGALDTTYRFANGAASASEGE; encoded by the coding sequence ATGGATAGCGAGCGCAAGAGCAAGGGCGGCAATGAGGCTATGGAATGGATAGAGGCCATAGTTATAGCATTTGTGGCCGCATTTTTAATACGTTATTTTATATTCGAGCCAATAACGGTAGAAGGCAGTTCTATGGTTCCGACGCTAAATGACGGCGATATGCTTATCGTCGATAAAATAAGCTACAGATTTAATGAGCCTCAGCGCGGCGATATCGTTATATTTAAGTACCCGGGCGATATGAAGGAGAATTTCGTAAAGCGCATAATTGCGTTAGGCGGCGATGAGATAGAGGTTAAAAACGGCGATGTATATGTCAACGGCCAGCGTTTGTTAGAAGACTATATAGCTGATCAACCACGAGTTGGCTTTGAGGACAGCGTAGTGCCAGAAGGTACTATATTCGTGTTGGGCGATAATAGGAATGGCAGCAAGGACAGCAGAGACCCGCAGGTTGGATTTGTACCCGTAGATAACATAGTAGGCAAAGCAGTGCTGCGTATCTGGCCTGTAAACCGTATCGGGGCACTTGATACCACATACCGCTTTGCCAACGGTGCGGCCAGTGCTTCTGAGGGGGAATAA